Within Bacillus sp. Marseille-Q1617, the genomic segment GCTGGGAACAAGCCGTTAAATGAAAATCATCCTGACTGGGTTCATTTCCAGGAAGGGATCACTCTTTTATGCGAAGATCTGGCAAAACAGATTGCCCGTGACGGGGAGGGGGCGACAAAGCTTGTGGAGGTTGAGGTGAATGGCGCTCATTCCACTGAAGATGCCAACATCATCGCCAAGAAGATAGTCGGATCGAACCTCGTCAAGACAGCCATTTACGGCGCAGACCCTAACTGGGGGAGAATTGTCGGTGCAATGGGTCACAGTGATGTAACCCTCCAGCCTGAAACATGTGACATTCACATTGGCGATGAACTTGTTTTCTCAAATGGCACACCCCAGGTTTTCAATGAGCAGAGTGTAAGTGAATATATGAAAAATGAAGAGCATGTGGTCATCAAAGTTCTTTTGCAAGATGGTCAGGGAGATGGAAAAGCTTGGGGGTGCGACTTAACATATGACTATGTCAAAATCAATGCCAGCTACCGAACGTGAGATGCTCGTCATCAAACTCGGGGGGAGCATCCTTTACAGCCTTTCCCCGCAATTTTTTGAGAGTATGGCCGAAATGATGAAGAAATATAACGCGGTGATTGTTCATGGAGGCGGACCTGAAATAACGAATATGCTAGAAAAGCTGAATATAGAAACGACCTTTATTAACGGACAGCGTAAGACGACGGAACCTGTTTTAGAGATTGCGGAAATGGTTTTAAAAGGGAAAGTGAACAGCTATCTCACCAACCAATTGAATTCACATGGGATGAAAGCGGTCGGGCTGTGCGGGTATGATGCCCATTTATTAGAAGCCGTCCTGATTGATGAAGAATCACTTGGGTTGGTCGGTGAAATTGAAGACGTGCAGAATGACTTGCTTACCGGCATGACCTCGGCAGGGTATCTCCCTGTCATTGCGCCCCTTGCCCTTACAAAAGAGGGTACTAAAGTGAATGTGAACGCTGACCTCGCCGCTGCTTCGATTGCGAAAGCAGCTGGAGCAGGGAAGCTCCTATACGTAACGGATGTACCCGGTGTCCTGCAAGATGGCGAGATGATTTCGGAGGCAACAGCTGAAGAAATCAATCAATTGATTGGAACAGGAGTGATCTCGGGAGGCATGATCCCGAAGGTCAAATCCGCACTTTCCGTGTTATCGCCGAGCCTGAAAGAAGTGATGATTGTCGGAGGACAACAGGCGTTTTTCCAAGACGGAAATATTCTGGGTACAAAAATTACTGAAAAAGGAGCGGTTGCAGCCTCATGAGCCATTTATTCCCTACGTATAATCGATTGGATATGGAACTGATTTCGGGTGAAGGGACCAAGGTGAAAGACTCTGACGGACAGACGTACATGGATTTCATTGCCGGTATTGCCGTCTGTAATCTCGGTCACTCGCCGGCAGTGGTAAAAAAGGCTGTGGAAGAGCAGCTGGATAAAATATGGCATGTGTCCAATCTCTTTCAACTGTCCCTGCAGGAAGAAGCCGCTGAGCTTCTGGCAGCCGCCAGCGGGATGGATGCCGTCTTCTTTTGCAACAGCGGGGCGGAAGCGAACGAAGCCGCTATCAAACTGGCAAAAAAGCATACAGGAAAAACAAAGATTCTTACCTTTAAACAATCCTTCCACGGGCGCACGTTCGCGACGATGAGTGCGACAGGGCAGGAGAAAATCCACGGCGGATTCGGCCCGCTGCTTCCGACGTTTGAGTACCTGCCGTATAACGATGTGGAGGCTCTCTCGAAAATCGAAGCTGATGATATTGCAGGGATTATGGTGGAAGTGATTCAAGGGGAAGGCGGAGTGATTCCCGGAACAGAAACCTTTTTGAAAGAAGTACAGAATAAATGCAGGGAGATCGGTGCCCTCTTGATCATCGATGAAGTGCAGACAGGGGTTGGACGAACCGGAGTACCTTTTGCCTATCAACACCATGGTTTACATCCGGATATCGTCACAGCCGCTAAAGGTCTCGGAAGTGGATTCCCGGTCGGAGCGATGATCGGACGGAAAGAGCTCATCCAGACTTTTTCACCAGGCACCCATGGCTCCACGTTCGGCGGAAATCCCCTGGCGATGGCTGCTGTGAAAGCGACTCTTGAAACAATTATGGATGAATCGTTTTTAAGTGGCGTGAAAAGTAAATCCAACACATTCATCCAGTCCCTTAAAGATAAAATGGAGCCTTTATCGCTTGTGAAAGAAGTGAGGGGAGAAGGTTTCATGATCGGGATACAAGTAGAGGGTGAAGCGAAGGAAGCCATTGAACACCTGAGGAAAAACGGACTGCTGACACTGCCGGCAGGTCCCGATGTCATCCGGCTGCTGCCTCCATTGACGGTTACGGAAGCAGAGCTTGAGGAAGCACTCACGATACTGGAACAGTCCCTTAAGCAGCAAACCGAAGAAGCAGTCCGATAAATTTTTTTACTTATAATTGCATAAAAATACTTATTCAATAATAAAAATTCATTTTTAAGGAGGGATTAGTCATGACCGGCTACTTAAGTTTAGAAAATGGGACAGTTTTCAAAGGAGAGCTGTTTTCCGCCAGCAAAAGCCCCGTTATAGGAGAAATTGTCTTTTTTACAGGAATGACGGGGTATCAGGAGGTTCTCACTGATCCTTCTTATAAAGATCAAATCGTTGTATTCACCTATCCGCTGATCGGTCAGTACGGAGTCAATGAAGGTGATTCGGAAAGTGCAGTGCCGCAGGTGAAAGGTGTGATCATGCTGCATTGCCCGGACACTTATTCCCATTATCAAGCGACGTCTTCTCTTAAAGAGTATCTACACAAGTGGGAAATTCCATATATGACCGGAGTGGATACCCGGCAGGTGGTCAAAACGATCAGGGAGCTGGGAAGTCAAAATGCATGTATAAGCACTGCACCTGATATTCCAGCATCGGAAAAGCTGAAGGGACAGATCCAAAAAGTGGCTTCTGCAGAATTAAATCATGTTGGAAGCGGGGAGGTGCATGTTGCACTTCTTGATTTCGGGGTGAAAAAATCAATCATCACGAGTCTCGTGAATATGGACTGCTCGGTTACCGTGGTCCCTTATGACCGCATCGAGTTACTTGAAACGTTGAAAGTCGATGCACTCGTCATTTCGAATGGTCCCGGCGATCCGAAAGAAATGGCAGACGTGCTGCCGAAGTTGAAAGAATATATTCTTGCATTGCCGACACTTGGGATTTGTCTGGGACATCAATTAATCGCCCTTGCGTTAGGGGGCAATACGCGGAAGCTCCTATTCGGGCACCGGGGAGCGAACCATCCAGTCATCGACCATGAAACCGGCCAGGTTTACTTGACCTCGCAAAACCATAACTATGTGGTGGAGGATGAAAGTTTACAGGATACCGGGCTTAATCCGCGTTTTTTCAATGTAAATGACGATTCTGTAGAAGGGCTGCAGCATAAGACGAAACCGATCCTTTCTGTGCAGTTTCACCCTGAAGCAAGACCGGGTCCTGAAGATGCATCATACATCTTTGAAGAATTCTATCAATCCATCAAACAACCAGGGAGAGAGAAGATTTATGCCTAAAGATTCAAGTATACAGAAGATCCTTGTGATAGGATCAGGTCCGATCATCATAGGGCAGGCAGCAGAATTTGATTATTCCGGAACGCAGGGCTGTCTTGCCCTCAAAGAAGAAGGATATGAAGTCGTCCTTGTGAACCATAATCCGGCTACCATCATGACCGACACCGAAAATGCCGACAAGGTCTACTG encodes:
- the argB gene encoding acetylglutamate kinase, producing MTMSKSMPATEREMLVIKLGGSILYSLSPQFFESMAEMMKKYNAVIVHGGGPEITNMLEKLNIETTFINGQRKTTEPVLEIAEMVLKGKVNSYLTNQLNSHGMKAVGLCGYDAHLLEAVLIDEESLGLVGEIEDVQNDLLTGMTSAGYLPVIAPLALTKEGTKVNVNADLAAASIAKAAGAGKLLYVTDVPGVLQDGEMISEATAEEINQLIGTGVISGGMIPKVKSALSVLSPSLKEVMIVGGQQAFFQDGNILGTKITEKGAVAAS
- a CDS encoding acetylornithine transaminase is translated as MSHLFPTYNRLDMELISGEGTKVKDSDGQTYMDFIAGIAVCNLGHSPAVVKKAVEEQLDKIWHVSNLFQLSLQEEAAELLAAASGMDAVFFCNSGAEANEAAIKLAKKHTGKTKILTFKQSFHGRTFATMSATGQEKIHGGFGPLLPTFEYLPYNDVEALSKIEADDIAGIMVEVIQGEGGVIPGTETFLKEVQNKCREIGALLIIDEVQTGVGRTGVPFAYQHHGLHPDIVTAAKGLGSGFPVGAMIGRKELIQTFSPGTHGSTFGGNPLAMAAVKATLETIMDESFLSGVKSKSNTFIQSLKDKMEPLSLVKEVRGEGFMIGIQVEGEAKEAIEHLRKNGLLTLPAGPDVIRLLPPLTVTEAELEEALTILEQSLKQQTEEAVR
- a CDS encoding carbamoyl phosphate synthase small subunit → MTGYLSLENGTVFKGELFSASKSPVIGEIVFFTGMTGYQEVLTDPSYKDQIVVFTYPLIGQYGVNEGDSESAVPQVKGVIMLHCPDTYSHYQATSSLKEYLHKWEIPYMTGVDTRQVVKTIRELGSQNACISTAPDIPASEKLKGQIQKVASAELNHVGSGEVHVALLDFGVKKSIITSLVNMDCSVTVVPYDRIELLETLKVDALVISNGPGDPKEMADVLPKLKEYILALPTLGICLGHQLIALALGGNTRKLLFGHRGANHPVIDHETGQVYLTSQNHNYVVEDESLQDTGLNPRFFNVNDDSVEGLQHKTKPILSVQFHPEARPGPEDASYIFEEFYQSIKQPGREKIYA